GCAAGTCGACCAGCGCCGGCAGGCCGGGCACACCGTGCGAACCGGACGGTACCTGCATGGTAGTGCCCGTGAACTCCTCCAGTTGTGCCGGGCCGTACACGCCACCCAGATGGGCCGACAGGAAAGCCTCCATCGCTGCAAAGAACGACAGGCGGTTCGGCTTGCGCTTGAAACCGTGGCCTTCGTCCGGGTAGAGCACGTAGGTTACCGGGATGCCGCGGGAACGCATCGCCTGCACGATCTGATCCGCCTCCGCCTGTTTCACGCGCGGGTCGTTGGCGCCCTGGCCGATCAGCAACGGCTTGACGATCTTGTGGACGCGGGACAGGGGCGAGCGCTGCTCCAGGAACTTCTTGCCTTCGGCCGTGGTCCAATCGCCGACACGTCTCTTGAACAGATCCTGCACCGGCTTCCAGTAGGGAGGGATGGCCTCGAGCAAGGTTTGGAGGCTCGATGGGCCCACGATGTCGACGCCGCAGGCGAAGCGCTCCGGCGTAGACGTAAGCCCCACCAGGGTGGCGTAGCCGCCGTAGCTGCCGCCCACGATGCAGACCTTGTCTTTGTCCGTGATGCCTTCGGCCACGGCCCAGTCGATGCTGTCGATCAGGTCGTCGTGCATCTTGCCAGCCCACTCGCCGTCGCCCGCATTCGTGAAGGCCTTGCCGAACCCGGTGGAGCCGCGGTAGTTCACGGACAGCACGGCGTAGCCGCGGTTGGCCAGCAGCTGGTGCAATCCATCGTAGCCCCAGCGATCGCGCGCCCACGGCCCGCCGTGTACGAGCAGTACGGTGGGCATGGCTTGGGCTGGCTTTCCATCACCATCCGGATCGGCGCTCGCGGGCAGCGACAGGTAGTTGACGAGCTCAAGGCCGTCGCGCGACTTGATGACCCGGGGATGCATCCTGGCCAACTGGAGTTTCTCGAGGGCCGTGCGGTGCGTGAAAAGGAACCGGGGCTTTTTCGTGCGGCGGTCGTAGAGGTAGTACCTAACCGGCCCGGCGTCCTCGACATAGGCGACGATCCAGCGCTTGTTGTCGAGCGTGGCGCTGACGACGTTCACTTCGCCGCGTGAGACGTTCGACAGGCGCTTGAAGTCGCGCTCGACGGCGCGATCGAGAAACCTCCACTCGCGACGCGCGTGGTTGAACGACACGGCCAGGACCCTGTGCGAGGTAGGGTGCATGTGCAGCCTCTCACCGTCCGCCTTGGCATGCTCGGCGATCAGCTTGAACTTGCCCGTCTTCAAATTCACCCGGGTCAGCGCCGAGGTGTTGCGCTCACGGCTATCCCACATGTAGACGTGCTTGCCGCGCCGGTCGAAGGCGATAGGACCCGTGCCAAGCTCATCGCCGAAGGGCACCTTCTGGAACAGCTCCCAGCCGTCCATGGGGCTGGGGGACGAGGCCGGCTCCTTCTTGCCCCTGGCGGCCTTGACCTTGGCCGCACTGCGGCGCTGGGCCTTCTTGCGCATGATCCGAATGCCGCCGTCGGGCGTCATGCTCATGGCGAGGCGTACCCTGTAGTCGGCATCTACCAACCACTGCATGAAGCCCGGGTTTTCCTCGAGCAGCTTGCGCTCGCCCGTGACGAGGTTGACCAGGTACAGGTCGTGCAGCTGCTTGCTGCGTTGGTTGACCCCGATCACGACCTCCTTGGGTCGCCTGTAGCTGACGCCGACGACGCGCGCCTGCACCTTGGGAAACGGAGTCAAGTCGACCTTCTTGCCG
The DNA window shown above is from Pseudomonadota bacterium and carries:
- a CDS encoding S9 family peptidase, with product MLNVYVAPSSDLSKARPVTSDKKRPVTQYFWAHTNKHILYLQDAGGDENFHVFSVNLKSGKKVDLTPFPKVQARVVGVSYRRPKEVVIGVNQRSKQLHDLYLVNLVTGERKLLEENPGFMQWLVDADYRVRLAMSMTPDGGIRIMRKKAQRRSAAKVKAARGKKEPASSPSPMDGWELFQKVPFGDELGTGPIAFDRRGKHVYMWDSRERNTSALTRVNLKTGKFKLIAEHAKADGERLHMHPTSHRVLAVSFNHARREWRFLDRAVERDFKRLSNVSRGEVNVVSATLDNKRWIVAYVEDAGPVRYYLYDRRTKKPRFLFTHRTALEKLQLARMHPRVIKSRDGLELVNYLSLPASADPDGDGKPAQAMPTVLLVHGGPWARDRWGYDGLHQLLANRGYAVLSVNYRGSTGFGKAFTNAGDGEWAGKMHDDLIDSIDWAVAEGITDKDKVCIVGGSYGGYATLVGLTSTPERFACGVDIVGPSSLQTLLEAIPPYWKPVQDLFKRRVGDWTTAEGKKFLEQRSPLSRVHKIVKPLLIGQGANDPRVKQAEADQIVQAMRSRGIPVTYVLYPDEGHGFKRKPNRLSFFAAMEAFLSAHLGGVYGPAQLEEFTGTTMQVPSGSHGVPGLPALVDLLARQPPAQAPATHP